From the genome of Paraburkholderia aromaticivorans, one region includes:
- a CDS encoding HlyD family type I secretion periplasmic adaptor subunit, with protein MMRVHLEAIADLIRRYSAVWRAGWSIRGQLDAPEKLGYELAFQPAHLELVETPVHPAPRWAMRILVILAMLILLIGIVGRLDIVVTAKGKLVPNERVKIIQPAITGVVRQILVRDGQRVNAQQALLVLDATQAAADADKARSSRIDAALASARATALFDAVKTGRVPALRTVDGASSEQQSQAQHFAEGLYREYADKLMASQAELLKREAELATTRQEVAKLRATAPLARREANDYRYLARDQYVAQHDYLGKEQSALEQEHELAAQQSRARELAAAIVQQRAAIGQTTSQFAREQLDVLDKARQQFAQYSADETKAVTRQSLMTLYAPVSGTVEQLAAHTPGGVVTTAQSIMEIVPDDAVEVEASIENKDVGFVNVGQDAIVKIEAFPYTRYGYLTGKVTSVSNDAAQNRDRKLGLTFTAHIRLPTNQIQVDDKPVRLTPGMEITAEIRTGHRSVAAYFLDPLMQTAGKSLHER; from the coding sequence ATGATGCGAGTCCATCTTGAGGCAATCGCCGATCTGATACGTCGATACTCGGCCGTGTGGCGGGCCGGGTGGTCGATCCGCGGCCAGCTGGATGCGCCGGAAAAGCTCGGATACGAACTGGCTTTTCAGCCTGCCCACCTCGAACTGGTCGAAACGCCCGTTCATCCTGCGCCTCGTTGGGCAATGCGCATTCTGGTGATCCTCGCCATGTTGATCCTGCTGATCGGTATCGTTGGCCGACTCGATATCGTCGTGACGGCAAAAGGCAAACTCGTTCCCAACGAGCGCGTCAAGATCATCCAGCCGGCAATTACCGGCGTTGTGCGGCAGATTCTGGTTCGTGATGGGCAACGCGTGAATGCGCAACAGGCATTACTGGTTCTCGACGCGACACAGGCAGCGGCTGATGCAGACAAGGCCCGCTCGTCGCGGATCGATGCAGCCCTCGCGTCCGCCCGCGCCACGGCACTATTCGATGCAGTCAAAACGGGACGTGTCCCGGCGCTGCGTACGGTGGATGGTGCATCGTCAGAGCAACAATCTCAGGCACAGCATTTCGCCGAAGGACTGTACAGGGAGTACGCGGACAAACTCATGGCGTCGCAAGCCGAACTTCTCAAGCGGGAAGCCGAACTCGCGACGACCCGCCAGGAAGTGGCGAAGTTGCGCGCAACCGCACCGCTGGCACGTCGTGAGGCCAATGACTACCGATACCTTGCGCGCGACCAGTACGTCGCGCAACACGACTATCTGGGCAAGGAACAGTCCGCATTGGAACAGGAACACGAACTCGCCGCGCAGCAGAGCCGTGCACGCGAACTGGCTGCGGCGATAGTCCAACAGCGGGCGGCGATCGGACAGACGACCTCGCAATTCGCGCGTGAACAGCTCGATGTACTCGACAAGGCCCGGCAGCAGTTTGCGCAGTACAGCGCCGACGAAACCAAGGCCGTGACGCGACAGAGCTTGATGACGCTCTACGCGCCGGTTTCCGGCACCGTCGAGCAGCTTGCTGCGCACACGCCCGGCGGAGTCGTGACGACGGCACAATCGATCATGGAAATCGTGCCGGACGACGCGGTGGAAGTCGAAGCAAGCATCGAAAACAAGGACGTGGGATTCGTGAATGTCGGGCAGGATGCCATCGTCAAGATTGAGGCCTTCCCTTATACCCGCTACGGCTACCTGACCGGTAAGGTCACGTCGGTATCGAACGACGCAGCGCAGAACCGGGACCGGAAACTGGGCCTGACTTTCACAGCACACATTCGCTTGCCGACCAACCAGATCCAGGTTGATGACAAACCGGTCAGACTCACGCCTGGCATGGAAATCACGGCAGAAATAAGGACCGGGCACCGCAGTGTGGCGGCGTATTTTCTTGACCCGCTGATGCAGACGGCCGGTAAGAGTCTGCATGAACGTTAA
- a CDS encoding TolC family protein — protein sequence MKAIDVFRTDTLVPRTPASTFANDAAYPCQFGQLEMPLHLAEAVNRALCENPATREAWANVKVQAAAVGVAKSAYLPTLTANLQDVRDHTATNVSGYPRLSSANRSTAYSGSISANWVLYDFGGRKAALANSQALLAAARANQDATLQTVFATVATDYYAAQAAAGKLALAEDAESIAYDSFTAASARVAHGVAAISDQLQAQTSYAQATFNRAKAEGDLQTALGTLASDMFLAPDQPVTMPAADDGVVPDQDATASISSLIEEAQSIHPAIAAARAKLDAAIADEQRTRAEGLPNLSLIAKYSQNNQPASLGLGQPEFAATGRDGYIGVQLQIPLFEGLSRTYKVRAAQAQAEVQADSLDEARRQIALDVWKSYQALQTNIKSVSNTATLKQIAQRSFEVAKRRYAVGVGSILELLNAQKALSEARQQRIQALTDWRVARLRLAAKIGRLNAGDLPTEHSPTH from the coding sequence GTGAAGGCCATCGATGTTTTTCGCACCGACACCTTGGTTCCGCGCACACCTGCGAGTACATTCGCAAACGACGCCGCCTATCCCTGCCAGTTCGGCCAACTGGAGATGCCGCTCCATCTGGCCGAAGCGGTGAATCGTGCCCTGTGTGAAAACCCGGCAACGCGGGAAGCCTGGGCGAATGTGAAGGTGCAGGCCGCGGCGGTCGGTGTGGCGAAGTCGGCCTATCTTCCGACCCTGACAGCGAACTTGCAGGACGTGCGCGATCACACGGCGACAAACGTGAGTGGTTATCCCCGCCTGAGTTCGGCAAATCGCTCGACGGCATATTCCGGCTCGATCTCCGCGAACTGGGTGCTGTACGACTTCGGGGGCAGGAAAGCCGCGCTCGCCAACTCGCAGGCTCTGCTCGCAGCCGCGCGGGCCAACCAGGACGCAACCTTGCAGACGGTCTTCGCCACTGTCGCGACAGACTACTACGCAGCACAGGCGGCAGCCGGCAAGCTGGCCCTGGCAGAAGACGCGGAAAGTATCGCCTATGACAGCTTTACTGCCGCGTCGGCACGCGTGGCCCACGGCGTCGCGGCGATTTCCGACCAGTTGCAAGCCCAGACTTCCTACGCACAGGCAACGTTTAACCGTGCAAAAGCCGAAGGCGATTTGCAGACCGCGTTGGGCACGCTTGCCTCAGACATGTTTCTGGCGCCGGATCAGCCTGTCACCATGCCGGCGGCCGACGATGGCGTGGTGCCGGACCAGGACGCCACGGCATCGATCTCCAGCCTGATTGAAGAAGCTCAAAGCATCCACCCTGCTATTGCGGCCGCCAGAGCGAAGCTCGACGCGGCGATTGCCGATGAACAACGGACGCGCGCCGAAGGGCTGCCGAATCTGAGTCTGATTGCGAAATACAGCCAGAATAACCAGCCCGCCAGTCTGGGGCTCGGACAGCCTGAATTCGCCGCAACCGGGCGCGACGGGTATATCGGCGTGCAGTTGCAGATTCCATTGTTCGAAGGGTTGAGCCGCACGTACAAAGTACGTGCGGCTCAAGCCCAGGCGGAAGTGCAGGCGGATTCGCTCGACGAAGCACGACGGCAGATCGCGCTCGACGTGTGGAAGAGCTATCAGGCGTTGCAGACGAACATAAAGAGCGTGAGCAACACCGCTACCTTAAAACAGATTGCACAGCGTTCTTTTGAAGTTGCAAAGCGCCGCTATGCGGTGGGCGTGGGGAGCATTCTGGAATTGCTGAACGCACAGAAGGCGCTTTCCGAGGCCAGACAGCAACGCATCCAGGCGCTGACCGACTGGCGCGTGGCACGGCTCCGACTGGCCGCGAAGATTGGGCGTCTGAATGCCGGCGATTTGCCCACGGAACACAGTCCGACGCACTAG
- a CDS encoding MgtC/SapB family protein: MNDWWHVVWTTARAEFSDLGSVADVTEVLMRLGLALILGGILGFERELSRRDAGMRTHMMVSVGAALFVVVPLQAGFSQDNMSRVLQGLVSGVGFLGAGAIIKLSAEREVRGLTTAASLWLSAGVGVAAGLGREATAILSVAIALAILSSARLFKSREGEEK, translated from the coding sequence ATGAATGACTGGTGGCACGTGGTGTGGACAACCGCCCGGGCGGAATTTTCCGATCTCGGCAGCGTGGCCGACGTCACCGAGGTGCTGATGCGCCTCGGGCTCGCGTTGATACTTGGCGGCATACTCGGTTTCGAGCGCGAGCTGTCGCGGCGCGACGCCGGCATGCGCACGCACATGATGGTGTCGGTCGGTGCGGCCTTGTTCGTGGTCGTGCCGCTGCAGGCGGGTTTCTCGCAGGACAATATGAGCCGGGTGCTGCAAGGCCTCGTGTCCGGAGTCGGTTTTCTCGGCGCGGGCGCGATCATCAAGCTCAGTGCGGAGCGCGAGGTGCGCGGTCTGACTACGGCGGCGAGCTTGTGGTTGAGCGCGGGCGTCGGCGTGGCGGCGGGGTTGGGGCGTGAAGCTACGGCGATTCTCAGCGTGGCGATCGCGCTTGCTATTCTGTCGAGCGCGCGGCTGTTCAAGAGTCGCGAGGGGGAGGAGAAGTAG
- a CDS encoding type IV pili methyl-accepting chemotaxis transducer N-terminal domain-containing protein produces the protein MSITTERVHAHTSDTEVSSEVMSSLINIAGRQRMLSQRIVLKAMLAFQQFDGALAVARDTLNAFADSHTALTQGRDGLPGLFSTALREAFHGSEKVAAKIADFIALASAALEAIGRASPRADEALKALVVCVDPLLAHLHGVTAVYEQESRRIARLQKKEQQQLIERIKAIAKEAHIVSFNGQIVASRAQVTGREFAVVAGVMTTITKELEAVVSAFVKKTSAG, from the coding sequence ATGAGCATCACGACAGAACGGGTTCACGCACACACGTCCGACACGGAAGTCTCCAGCGAGGTGATGAGCTCGTTGATCAATATCGCGGGGCGTCAACGGATGCTCTCGCAGCGCATCGTGTTGAAAGCGATGCTCGCATTCCAGCAATTCGACGGCGCGCTGGCGGTCGCGCGCGACACCTTGAACGCGTTTGCCGACAGCCATACGGCGCTGACGCAAGGTCGCGACGGCTTGCCCGGACTATTTTCAACGGCGCTGCGCGAAGCATTTCATGGCAGTGAGAAAGTGGCCGCGAAGATCGCCGACTTTATCGCGCTGGCTTCGGCTGCGTTAGAGGCGATCGGACGCGCGTCGCCGCGCGCGGACGAGGCGCTCAAGGCGCTGGTCGTTTGCGTCGATCCGTTGCTCGCGCATCTGCATGGCGTCACGGCCGTCTACGAGCAGGAAAGCCGGCGTATCGCGCGCCTGCAGAAGAAAGAACAACAGCAACTGATCGAGCGGATCAAGGCGATCGCGAAGGAAGCGCACATCGTCTCGTTTAACGGGCAGATCGTGGCGAGCCGCGCGCAGGTGACCGGGCGGGAGTTTGCCGTGGTGGCCGGCGTGATGACGACGATCACGAAAGAGCTGGAGGCCGTGGTGAGCGCGTTCGTGAAGAAGACGTCGGCGGGATGA
- a CDS encoding MFS transporter → MKNVMSSLKSGDWRALVACFLYFDTGFTVWVLYGPLAPFISKSIAMTPAQQGLLVAVPVLSAAILRVTLGNLYQSAHGKRIALMGVLLSAVPTIVLPLMPSVPSYTMLLVLGVFLGVGGASFAVALPMAGSNYPPKVQGLVLGLAAAGNIGAVLDGFLFPQLATHYGWQMAAGGALPLLAIAAITLYFWANDSGVKSGSALRAFGSFAVTLAGLIVLVLLVEAGMFGSGKTGVLLLPVIGALLAIAVLPKRYRAVLAERDTWAIMLVYSITFGGFVGMSSYVSLLLTNLYQLSKIDAGLFMALLAATGAMVRPLGGLIADKVSGVRALTFLLAIISLCDFVFAAAMPSMAGGITLLLCLYVAFGLGNGATFQLVPHRWAGRTGLMSGIVGAAGGIGGFYLPVVMGIAKESTGSYQMGFATFGALAACAFVAIVALRRPWMAWSMHSGVMHAHATE, encoded by the coding sequence ATGAAAAATGTGATGAGCTCCCTAAAGAGTGGGGACTGGCGCGCGCTGGTGGCGTGTTTCCTCTATTTCGACACTGGCTTTACCGTCTGGGTCCTGTATGGGCCGCTCGCGCCGTTCATCAGCAAGAGCATCGCGATGACGCCCGCGCAACAAGGTCTGCTGGTCGCGGTGCCGGTGCTGTCGGCCGCGATTCTGCGGGTCACGCTCGGTAACCTGTATCAGTCCGCGCACGGCAAGCGCATTGCGCTGATGGGCGTGCTGTTGTCGGCGGTGCCGACCATCGTGCTGCCGTTGATGCCGTCGGTGCCGTCGTACACGATGCTGCTTGTGCTCGGCGTGTTTCTCGGCGTCGGCGGCGCGAGCTTCGCCGTGGCGCTGCCGATGGCCGGCAGCAACTATCCGCCGAAGGTGCAGGGCCTCGTGTTGGGCCTCGCCGCCGCCGGCAATATCGGTGCGGTGCTCGACGGTTTCCTGTTCCCGCAACTGGCCACGCACTACGGCTGGCAGATGGCGGCCGGCGGCGCACTGCCGTTGCTCGCCATCGCGGCGATCACGCTCTATTTCTGGGCCAATGATTCCGGCGTGAAATCGGGCAGCGCGCTGCGCGCATTCGGCAGTTTCGCGGTGACGCTGGCCGGACTGATCGTGCTGGTGCTGCTGGTCGAAGCCGGCATGTTCGGCTCGGGCAAGACCGGTGTGCTGCTGTTGCCGGTGATCGGCGCATTGCTGGCCATCGCGGTGCTGCCCAAGCGCTATCGCGCGGTGCTGGCAGAGCGTGACACGTGGGCGATCATGCTGGTGTACAGCATTACGTTCGGCGGTTTCGTCGGCATGTCCTCGTATGTTTCGCTGCTTCTGACCAACCTTTATCAGCTTTCGAAGATCGACGCGGGTCTCTTCATGGCGCTGCTCGCCGCCACCGGCGCGATGGTGCGCCCGCTCGGCGGCCTGATCGCCGACAAGGTGTCCGGCGTGCGCGCGCTGACCTTCCTGCTCGCGATCATCTCGCTGTGCGACTTCGTGTTCGCCGCGGCCATGCCTTCCATGGCGGGTGGCATTACGCTGTTGCTGTGCCTGTACGTGGCCTTCGGTCTCGGCAACGGCGCGACCTTCCAACTGGTGCCGCATCGCTGGGCCGGCCGCACGGGTCTGATGTCGGGCATTGTCGGCGCGGCGGGCGGCATAGGCGGATTCTACCTGCCGGTCGTGATGGGGATCGCCAAGGAAAGCACGGGCAGTTATCAGATGGGCTTTGCGACGTTCGGCGCGCTGGCGGCTTGTGCGTTCGTCGCGATCGTCGCGCTGCGCCGTCCGTGGATGGCGTGGTCGATGCACTCCGGTGTGATGCACGCGCACGCAACGGAGTAA
- a CDS encoding bifunctional nitrate reductase/sulfite reductase flavoprotein subunit alpha: protein MSSTSVKTVCPYCGVGCGMVLHVEDGQVVKISGDKEHPANFGRLCTKGQSAHVALRKSGRLEGAFVRHARGQDPAPLPMAQAISTTAARLRGLLDEHGPDALSFYVSGQMSIEAQYLVNKLAKGFVGTNNIESNSRLCMASAGSGYKLSLGADGPPGSYEDIDHADLFFVIGANMADCHPILFLRMMDRVKAGAKLIVVDPRRNTTGEKADLFMQIKPGTDLALLNGLLHLLHENGHTDAAFIADATEGWDAMPAFLADYTPEKVAQITGLAVENIRAAAQMIGTAKEWVSCWTMGLNQSTHGTWHTNAICNLHLATGKICRRGSGPFSLTGQPNAMGGREMGYMGPGLPGQRSVLVEEDRAFIEDLWRIPKGTLKPAVGSGTIDMFTRMAAGEIKACWIICTNPVASVANRQNAIDGLRAAQLVIAQDAFLDTETNRYADVLLPGALWAEAEGVMINSERNLTLMQKGIEPPGAALPDWQIIARIACEMGFAEAFSYTSAEEVFAEITRASNPQTGYDLRGASHRRLKETTLQWPLASDDCAERNPVRYLNDGVSQALKEQPDGSRARLVFPSASGKAKFFARAYAAPAETPDREFPIVLNTGRLQHQWHTMTKTGKVAMLNKLNPGPFVEIHPEDAATLGIKEKDPVEIRSRRGRAVLPAVVTERVSAGNCFAPMHWNDVFGDDLCINAVTSDAVDPVSQQPELKFCAVALSPVTAERVEPFLNDDDASVAVAANVVPRNTVSASAEDLDMPRINALTSLLQLPATPAPSFTEQQRAYLSGFVSGLRSAEAARGIDSAPVLPGNAPFDTTSRLYVDGLLAGLYSRSAALPAPSTAAPHAEASHASGVRIVRARPKVTLLWASQTGNTESLTEAYATRLMESGFEIRTSCMADYPAATLAKAQYVLLMTSTFGDGDPPDNAQSFWTQLNGEGAARLDGVRFAVLALGDRNYDQFCGHGRRLDERLAEQGALRLMERVDCDSEYQESADAWLERIIVRIKEEDAALYAVPPGGMVNAVVPGTVPSKTRPAASRLVSNLRLNKQGAAKDTRYFSLHTGDSGLEYEAGDALGVWPSNCPELVDELIDLSGLSADAAVNVAGAGEMRLVDALGKHYEIARPNPDLLAFVATRSNNGALRDLLAPERKADLKQWLWGQQIADVLHEFPVRLTASELTGMLKRLQPRLYSIASSPKAHAGEVHLTVAAVRYSNGRRHRKGVSSTFLADRAGDVNVPVFVQKSAHFRPPHSSDTPMIMVGPGTGVAPFRGFLHERRARGDRGRNWLFFGEQHAASDFYYRDELESMRDSGVLTRLDVAFSRDQAEKVYVQDRMREQGAQLWAWLEEGAHFYVCGDANRMAKDVDAALKEVVARHGGMSDEKALEYVSRLAQEKRYARDVY, encoded by the coding sequence ATGTCTTCCACTAGCGTAAAAACCGTGTGTCCTTACTGCGGCGTTGGCTGCGGCATGGTGCTGCACGTCGAGGACGGCCAGGTCGTGAAAATTTCCGGCGACAAGGAGCATCCGGCCAACTTTGGGCGGCTGTGCACGAAGGGCCAGTCGGCGCACGTCGCGTTGCGCAAGTCAGGACGGCTGGAAGGCGCGTTCGTGCGCCATGCGCGCGGCCAGGATCCGGCGCCGTTGCCCATGGCTCAAGCGATCAGCACTACGGCGGCGCGTTTGCGCGGCCTGCTCGATGAACATGGGCCGGACGCGCTGTCGTTTTACGTTTCCGGTCAGATGTCGATCGAGGCGCAGTACCTCGTCAACAAGCTCGCCAAAGGCTTCGTCGGCACCAACAACATCGAATCGAATTCGCGGCTGTGCATGGCGAGCGCGGGCAGCGGCTACAAGCTCTCGCTCGGCGCGGACGGCCCGCCGGGATCGTACGAAGACATCGATCATGCCGACCTGTTCTTCGTGATCGGCGCGAATATGGCCGACTGTCACCCGATTCTGTTCCTGCGCATGATGGATCGCGTGAAGGCGGGCGCCAAACTGATCGTCGTCGATCCGCGCCGCAATACGACGGGGGAGAAGGCCGATCTGTTCATGCAGATCAAGCCGGGCACCGATCTCGCGTTGCTCAACGGCCTGCTGCATCTGCTGCACGAAAACGGCCACACGGATGCCGCTTTCATCGCGGACGCCACTGAGGGCTGGGACGCGATGCCTGCCTTTCTCGCCGACTACACGCCGGAGAAGGTGGCGCAAATCACCGGCCTCGCCGTCGAGAATATCCGTGCCGCCGCGCAGATGATCGGCACCGCGAAGGAGTGGGTCAGCTGCTGGACCATGGGCCTGAATCAGAGCACGCACGGCACATGGCACACCAACGCGATCTGCAACCTGCATCTGGCGACGGGCAAGATTTGCCGCCGCGGCAGCGGCCCGTTTTCGCTGACCGGCCAGCCCAATGCGATGGGCGGCCGGGAAATGGGTTACATGGGTCCGGGCTTGCCGGGCCAGCGCTCGGTGCTCGTCGAAGAAGACCGCGCGTTTATCGAAGACCTGTGGCGCATTCCGAAGGGCACGCTCAAGCCCGCGGTCGGCAGCGGCACGATCGATATGTTCACGCGCATGGCGGCGGGCGAGATCAAGGCGTGCTGGATCATCTGTACAAACCCGGTCGCGAGCGTGGCGAATCGTCAGAACGCGATCGATGGATTGCGCGCGGCGCAACTCGTGATCGCACAGGATGCCTTCCTCGATACCGAGACCAACCGTTACGCCGACGTGCTACTGCCCGGCGCGCTGTGGGCCGAAGCCGAAGGGGTGATGATCAACTCCGAGCGCAATCTCACGCTGATGCAAAAGGGCATCGAGCCGCCGGGCGCCGCTCTGCCGGACTGGCAGATCATCGCGCGCATCGCCTGCGAGATGGGCTTCGCCGAGGCCTTCAGCTATACGAGCGCCGAGGAAGTGTTCGCGGAGATCACCCGCGCGTCGAATCCGCAAACCGGCTACGACCTGCGCGGCGCGAGCCATCGCCGTTTGAAGGAAACGACTTTGCAATGGCCGCTTGCATCGGACGATTGCGCCGAGCGCAATCCGGTTCGCTACCTCAACGACGGCGTGAGCCAGGCACTCAAGGAACAGCCGGACGGCAGCCGTGCGCGGCTCGTCTTTCCGAGCGCGAGCGGCAAGGCGAAGTTCTTTGCGCGCGCGTACGCGGCGCCGGCCGAAACGCCGGACCGGGAATTTCCGATCGTGCTGAATACGGGCCGCTTGCAGCATCAATGGCACACCATGACGAAGACCGGCAAGGTCGCGATGCTCAACAAACTGAACCCGGGTCCGTTCGTCGAGATTCATCCCGAAGATGCCGCCACGCTCGGCATCAAGGAAAAAGATCCGGTGGAGATCCGTTCGCGCCGTGGCCGCGCGGTGTTGCCGGCCGTCGTGACCGAACGTGTGAGCGCGGGCAACTGCTTCGCGCCGATGCATTGGAACGATGTGTTCGGCGACGACCTTTGCATCAACGCCGTCACGAGCGATGCCGTCGACCCGGTGTCCCAGCAGCCCGAACTGAAGTTCTGCGCAGTTGCGCTAAGTCCGGTGACGGCCGAGCGCGTGGAACCGTTTCTGAACGATGACGATGCCTCCGTTGCAGTCGCCGCGAACGTGGTGCCGCGGAACACCGTATCGGCCAGCGCCGAGGATCTGGATATGCCCCGTATCAATGCACTCACCAGCCTGTTGCAGTTGCCGGCGACACCCGCGCCCTCGTTCACCGAACAGCAGCGCGCCTACCTCTCCGGCTTCGTCAGCGGCCTGCGATCGGCGGAAGCAGCGCGAGGAATCGACAGCGCGCCGGTTCTGCCAGGCAACGCGCCGTTCGATACGACCAGCCGCCTTTACGTGGACGGCTTGCTAGCCGGTCTCTACAGCCGCAGCGCGGCGCTTCCCGCGCCTTCGACGGCGGCGCCGCATGCGGAGGCATCGCACGCGTCCGGCGTGCGGATCGTGCGCGCGCGGCCCAAGGTCACCTTGCTGTGGGCCTCGCAAACCGGTAACACCGAGTCGCTCACCGAAGCCTATGCCACGCGTTTGATGGAGTCGGGCTTCGAAATCCGCACGTCGTGCATGGCGGACTACCCGGCCGCGACCCTTGCCAAAGCGCAATACGTTTTATTGATGACCAGCACGTTCGGCGACGGCGATCCGCCCGACAACGCCCAAAGCTTCTGGACGCAATTGAACGGCGAGGGCGCGGCTCGGCTCGATGGCGTGCGCTTCGCGGTGCTCGCGCTCGGCGATCGCAACTACGATCAGTTTTGCGGCCACGGCCGCCGGCTCGATGAGCGGCTGGCCGAACAAGGCGCGCTGCGGTTAATGGAGCGCGTCGATTGCGATAGCGAGTATCAGGAAAGCGCGGATGCGTGGCTCGAGCGCATCATCGTGCGCATCAAGGAAGAGGATGCCGCTCTGTACGCCGTACCGCCGGGCGGCATGGTCAACGCGGTGGTGCCGGGCACCGTGCCGAGCAAGACGCGGCCGGCCGCATCGCGGCTCGTCAGCAATCTGCGTCTGAACAAGCAGGGCGCGGCGAAAGACACGCGCTACTTCTCGCTGCACACGGGCGACTCGGGTCTCGAATACGAAGCAGGCGACGCGCTCGGCGTGTGGCCGAGCAACTGTCCCGAACTGGTCGACGAATTGATCGACCTGAGCGGTTTGAGCGCCGACGCGGCGGTGAACGTGGCGGGCGCGGGCGAGATGCGTCTGGTCGATGCGCTCGGCAAGCATTACGAAATCGCGCGACCGAATCCGGATCTGCTCGCGTTCGTCGCCACACGCAGCAACAACGGCGCGCTGCGCGATCTGCTGGCGCCGGAACGCAAGGCCGACCTCAAACAGTGGTTGTGGGGCCAGCAGATCGCGGACGTGCTGCACGAGTTTCCAGTGCGCCTCACGGCAAGCGAACTGACCGGCATGCTCAAGCGTTTACAACCGCGTTTGTATTCGATCGCGTCGAGCCCGAAAGCGCATGCCGGCGAGGTTCATCTGACCGTTGCCGCGGTGCGCTACAGCAATGGCCGCCGTCATCGCAAGGGCGTCTCATCGACTTTTCTCGCCGACCGCGCAGGCGACGTCAATGTGCCCGTGTTCGTGCAGAAGTCCGCACACTTTCGTCCTCCTCACAGTTCAGACACGCCGATGATCATGGTCGGTCCCGGCACCGGCGTTGCACCGTTTCGCGGCTTTCTGCACGAGCGGCGTGCACGCGGCGACAGGGGGCGAAACTGGTTGTTCTTCGGCGAGCAGCACGCCGCCTCCGATTTCTACTATCGCGACGAACTCGAATCGATGCGCGACAGCGGCGTGCTGACCCGGCTCGATGTCGCCTTCTCACGCGATCAGGCGGAAAAGGTCTACGTGCAGGACCGCATGCGCGAACAGGGTGCGCAATTGTGGGCATGGCTCGAAGAAGGTGCGCATTTCTACGTATGCGGCGACGCCAACCGGATGGCGAAGGATGTCGATGCGGCGCTCAAGGAAGTGGTGGCGCGGCATGGCGGCATGAGCGACGAAAAGGCGCTCGAATATGTGAGCCGTCTCGCGCAGGAAAAACGCTACGCACGCGACGTTTATTGA
- the nirD gene encoding nitrite reductase small subunit NirD has translation MNNDRLPRAWTPVCPLDDIVPNTGVCALVNGEQVAVFHVNNGDADAVVYAIENFDPGSQAAVLSRGLIGSLGERIVVASPIYKHHFDLRTGECLETPAHSVGAFAARVENGQVWVAV, from the coding sequence ATGAACAACGATCGCCTGCCACGCGCCTGGACACCGGTTTGCCCGCTCGACGACATCGTGCCCAACACGGGCGTTTGCGCGCTCGTGAACGGCGAGCAGGTCGCGGTTTTTCACGTGAACAACGGTGATGCGGACGCCGTCGTGTACGCGATCGAAAACTTCGATCCGGGCTCGCAGGCAGCGGTGCTTTCGCGTGGGCTGATCGGCAGCCTCGGCGAACGCATCGTGGTCGCCTCGCCGATCTACAAGCACCATTTCGACCTGCGTACCGGCGAGTGCCTCGAAACACCGGCGCATTCCGTCGGCGCGTTCGCCGCGCGCGTGGAAAACGGCCAGGTGTGGGTCGCCGTTTGA